One genomic segment of Opitutales bacterium includes these proteins:
- a CDS encoding tyrosine-type recombinase/integrase, producing the protein MSCYLKWPDTSSLYGLRDRTILELIYSTGMRRSEVIKLETRDIQFDQGILLVRQAKGNKDRLIPIGSRP; encoded by the coding sequence ATGTCATGCTATCTGAAGTGGCCTGACACATCTAGCCTCTACGGGCTGCGTGACCGCACCATACTGGAACTGATCTATTCAACGGGAATGCGGCGCTCTGAAGTGATCAAATTGGAAACGCGTGATATTCAATTTGACCAAGGGATCTTGCTCGTGCGCCAGGCCAAAGGAAACAAAGACAGACTTATTCCAATAGGCAGTAGGCCCTAA
- a CDS encoding tyrosine-type recombinase/integrase, which produces MRPSLLQTADQQAFFLSYYGDPLVADFLTETVKKYMKKAGITRDGACHQFRHACATHMLQNGAESRYIQELLGHSDPKSTQIYAKLDITQLKQVHGECHPSER; this is translated from the coding sequence GTGCGCCCGTCGCTCCTACAAACCGCCGATCAACAAGCATTCTTTCTTAGCTACTATGGCGACCCGTTAGTGGCAGATTTTCTTACCGAGACCGTCAAGAAATACATGAAAAAGGCTGGAATCACACGCGATGGAGCCTGTCATCAATTCCGCCACGCCTGCGCTACCCACATGTTGCAAAACGGAGCCGAAAGCCGCTATATCCAAGAACTCCTAGGTCACTCCGACCCCAAGTCTACCCAGATTTATGCGAAACTGGATATTACCCAGCTCAAGCAAGTGCATGGAGAGTGCCACCCGAGTGAGCGGTAA
- a CDS encoding PIN domain-containing protein, with product MLKAGDPLILDTSVIIAGFKRDPEVLASFGSAGTLYVPVTVYGEPYTGALKSATPEKKLEQLAEFMKAAVLLDVDWSTAQHYGRLRKQLEENGTPIPENDIWIAAITVQYGHKLFSADAHFDRIGELNLESFQQ from the coding sequence ATGTTGAAAGCTGGTGATCCGCTTATACTCGACACCAGCGTTATCATTGCTGGCTTTAAGAGAGATCCCGAGGTTTTAGCTTCATTTGGTTCAGCTGGAACACTCTACGTGCCTGTAACTGTTTATGGAGAACCTTACACAGGAGCTTTGAAATCGGCAACTCCTGAAAAGAAGCTCGAACAATTGGCAGAGTTCATGAAAGCGGCAGTTTTACTGGATGTGGATTGGAGTACAGCTCAACATTACGGAAGACTTCGTAAGCAGTTGGAAGAAAATGGGACTCCTATTCCCGAGAATGACATCTGGATTGCTGCTATCACTGTCCAATATGGCCACAAGTTATTCTCAGCCGACGCTCATTTTGATCGGATAGGTGAACTAAACCTAGAAAGTTTTCAACAGTAG
- a CDS encoding saccharopine dehydrogenase family protein, with amino-acid sequence MSHVLIIGAGGVGAVVTHKCAQVPEVFEKITLASRTVSRCEKIAAQIDRPIDTYSVDADNVPELVELIETVQPDLLINVALPYQDLTIMDACLETGVHYIDTANYEPRDTAKFEYHWQWAYQERFKEKGLLALLGSGFDPGVTNVFTAWMNKHHFDSITELDIIDANAGDHGQAFATNFNPEINIREVTAKGRYWNKGAWVETEPLSVKQSFDFPEGIGPLDTYLMYHEELESLVKHIPSIARARFWMTFSDNYLKHLEVLQNVGMTRIDPVQFQGQEIVPLQFLKALLPDPASLGPTTQGRTCIGCVAQGESKGQAKKMYVYNICDHAACYREVQSQAVSYTTGVPAMIGAMMVATGTWSGAGVFNMEQFDPDPFMEKLMTHGLPWKAVTL; translated from the coding sequence ATGTCTCATGTCTTGATTATCGGTGCCGGGGGTGTCGGTGCTGTGGTAACACACAAATGTGCTCAAGTTCCGGAGGTCTTTGAGAAGATCACTCTGGCGAGCCGCACGGTATCGCGGTGTGAGAAGATTGCGGCGCAAATTGATCGTCCTATCGATACTTACTCAGTCGATGCCGATAATGTGCCGGAGCTCGTTGAGCTGATCGAGACAGTCCAACCCGACTTGCTCATCAATGTGGCGCTGCCTTATCAGGATCTCACTATCATGGATGCCTGCCTCGAGACGGGTGTGCATTATATTGATACGGCTAACTACGAGCCGCGCGATACGGCAAAGTTTGAGTATCATTGGCAGTGGGCTTACCAGGAGCGATTCAAGGAAAAAGGTCTGCTCGCGCTACTCGGAAGTGGCTTCGATCCGGGAGTGACGAATGTTTTTACTGCATGGATGAACAAACACCATTTCGATTCCATCACGGAGCTCGATATCATCGACGCCAATGCCGGCGATCATGGCCAGGCATTTGCCACCAACTTTAATCCGGAGATCAACATCCGCGAAGTCACGGCTAAAGGCCGCTATTGGAACAAGGGTGCTTGGGTGGAGACCGAACCGCTGTCCGTTAAACAGAGTTTTGATTTCCCGGAAGGCATCGGTCCGCTCGATACGTATCTTATGTATCACGAGGAGCTAGAGTCTCTGGTGAAACACATCCCCAGCATCGCGCGCGCGCGCTTTTGGATGACTTTTTCCGATAACTATCTCAAGCATCTCGAAGTGCTCCAAAACGTCGGCATGACACGGATCGACCCTGTTCAGTTTCAGGGGCAAGAGATTGTCCCTCTCCAGTTCCTCAAGGCTTTGTTGCCGGATCCTGCTTCGTTGGGTCCAACGACTCAGGGACGCACATGTATTGGTTGTGTGGCTCAAGGTGAGTCTAAAGGGCAGGCGAAGAAGATGTATGTCTACAATATCTGCGACCATGCTGCGTGCTACCGTGAGGTGCAGTCACAAGCGGTGTCCTATACCACAGGTGTGCCGGCGATGATTGGGGCGATGATGGTGGCTACCGGAACTTGGTCTGGTGCCGGAGTCTTCAATATGGAGCAGTTTGATCCCGATCCATTCATGGAAAAACTTATGACTCACGGGCTACCATGGAAAGCCGTGACCTTGTAG
- the nspC gene encoding carboxynorspermidine decarboxylase: MESRDLVAIREQAETPSFVLHLGDLRRNAQILREVKEAAGCKILLALKGFANFRTFGLFQDVLDGACASSFNEARLGREEFGGEVGVFSPAYRDQDIEGLLGVADNIIFNSFAQLRRYRERILTHVRTVEIGLRINPEHSEGAVDIYNPCARFSRLGIPISQWDGDDLDGVTGLHFHTLCEQNSDALEATLAVVEAKWGDWLPKMSWVNFGGGHHITRGDYDRARLIRLIRNFRQRYDVDVYLEPGEAVALNAGVFVTQVVDLLYNERDIAILDCSAQCHLPDVLEMPYRPEIVGAGMPGEYAHSYLLGGQTCLAGDVFGEWSFPEPLKPGDRLIFTDMAHYTMVKTNTFNGINLPTIAHFEPKTQTLTPVRQFGYHDFHTRLG, translated from the coding sequence ATGGAAAGCCGTGACCTTGTAGCCATCCGCGAACAGGCGGAAACGCCGTCGTTCGTTCTGCATTTAGGCGATTTGCGGCGCAATGCGCAGATACTCCGAGAGGTAAAGGAGGCCGCTGGCTGCAAAATTCTACTGGCGCTCAAGGGCTTTGCCAATTTTCGGACCTTTGGGCTGTTTCAAGATGTCTTGGATGGTGCATGCGCCAGTTCGTTTAACGAAGCACGGCTAGGGCGTGAGGAATTCGGTGGTGAAGTCGGTGTGTTTTCACCCGCCTACCGCGATCAAGACATAGAAGGGCTCTTGGGCGTGGCGGATAACATTATTTTCAATTCGTTTGCTCAGTTAAGGCGCTATCGTGAACGCATCCTCACGCACGTTCGCACCGTTGAGATTGGACTGCGTATCAACCCGGAACATAGCGAAGGCGCCGTTGACATCTACAATCCTTGCGCGCGTTTTTCCCGATTGGGTATCCCTATCAGTCAATGGGATGGCGATGACCTCGATGGGGTCACTGGTTTACATTTCCATACGCTTTGTGAGCAAAATAGTGATGCTCTGGAGGCGACGCTCGCTGTGGTAGAAGCAAAGTGGGGAGACTGGCTGCCGAAAATGAGTTGGGTCAATTTTGGCGGAGGCCATCACATCACGCGCGGTGACTATGACCGCGCGCGACTTATTCGGTTAATTCGTAATTTTCGTCAACGTTACGACGTCGACGTCTATCTCGAGCCTGGTGAGGCTGTTGCGCTCAATGCAGGTGTTTTTGTGACCCAAGTGGTCGACTTGCTATATAACGAAAGAGACATCGCCATCCTTGACTGTTCTGCGCAGTGCCATTTGCCAGACGTGTTGGAGATGCCCTATCGGCCTGAGATTGTGGGTGCTGGCATGCCGGGAGAATACGCTCATAGTTACCTCCTCGGGGGCCAAACGTGCCTGGCCGGTGATGTTTTTGGCGAGTGGAGTTTTCCGGAGCCACTAAAGCCAGGCGACCGGCTGATTTTTACCGACATGGCCCACTATACGATGGTCAAGACGAATACCTTTAATGGGATCAACTTACCCACCATCGCACACTTCGAGCCCAAAACCCAGACCCTGACTCCAGTCCGCCAATTCGGCTACCACGACTTCCATACGCGACTGGGTTAG
- a CDS encoding DEAD/DEAH box helicase encodes MELKIPDLWQQKAFQFLKDGKDLVLDAPTGAGKTYIFELLYRAGLSQQAVYTVPTRALANDKYKEWTDMGWNVGITTGDVSINTEAPVVVATLETQRQRLMRGEGPGLLVIDEYQMIGDRSRGVNYEVAIALAPPTTQLFLLSGSVANPDKVVRWLQRIGREARLVQTKKRPIPLDEVFFDAIPESGTRGVRGYWCRRIAKALANDLGPILVFTPHRKAAEDLARDLANQLQSEDPIALTQEQKKLAGSTLSRLIKSRIAFHHSGLSYPLRAGLIEPLAKNGQLRVVVATNGLGAGINFCMRSVAITSREFRAGDSNVLLRGDELLQMFGRAGRRGMDDRGYVLTAPGKPRLTEAAPLHLRRRNQVDWAVFLNIMMEASRRKQPPMQATQKLTQRLFSDQRVPLGLREFIRKKYPLHPDEATQEAEIAAEHLERRSVIELQNTKGIWERRRAPIKCRLKDTLFWDETSFVPALASSKSLSAVRVGMPTKLVKNGKRIYGRIVPIANFECDRGPDALTLHSKFRRSLTSYFSQTRKRTIHPPRRWTLEDFEQQILPIMPALTNGGHVESYDERKGTFFVTLDYSEAYIFAWKDSEGKFLINPPTRKRIHQSLDELRAPQQKASDSNQLLQARSPAEIWYQLRLIDGKGRPTRRGAIASFFQHGEGLAIAAALEDDSFPLDDLIYEIANIRAGHRFENVANASDRLRFTCREAYRSATYEGYLNKGLPSEYGDGAAEIMREYIAGNQKSYEERSDDLSKGDIERAYLEWKSMLFHILYAPEYKWGRWIAFRDAVEAFIEKSEFTPASIVVPELTLQQKQRASILEELSGW; translated from the coding sequence ATGGAGCTGAAAATTCCCGATCTATGGCAACAAAAAGCTTTTCAGTTTCTCAAAGACGGCAAAGACCTCGTCTTGGATGCGCCTACTGGAGCCGGTAAAACTTATATTTTTGAGCTACTTTATCGGGCAGGGCTATCACAACAGGCTGTATACACCGTTCCCACGCGCGCCCTGGCCAACGACAAATACAAAGAGTGGACCGACATGGGCTGGAACGTGGGGATCACGACCGGCGATGTTTCGATCAATACGGAAGCGCCCGTGGTCGTCGCTACATTGGAGACCCAGCGCCAGCGATTGATGCGCGGTGAAGGCCCCGGCCTCCTTGTAATCGACGAATACCAAATGATCGGCGATCGCAGCCGCGGAGTGAATTACGAGGTGGCTATCGCCTTAGCGCCCCCGACCACACAGCTCTTTCTCCTCTCCGGCAGCGTGGCCAATCCCGACAAAGTCGTCCGCTGGCTTCAGCGCATCGGTCGCGAAGCCCGCCTCGTTCAAACCAAGAAGCGGCCCATCCCACTCGACGAAGTATTTTTTGATGCCATTCCCGAGTCCGGCACGCGGGGCGTCCGCGGTTATTGGTGTCGGCGTATAGCCAAAGCATTAGCCAATGATCTCGGACCGATCTTGGTCTTCACCCCACACCGCAAGGCAGCAGAGGACCTCGCACGCGACCTGGCAAATCAGCTTCAATCAGAAGATCCGATCGCCCTTACCCAGGAGCAAAAGAAGCTAGCCGGCTCCACACTATCACGCCTTATCAAATCACGAATCGCCTTCCATCATAGCGGCCTGTCCTACCCCCTGCGTGCCGGCCTGATCGAACCCTTGGCGAAAAATGGCCAACTCCGCGTTGTAGTAGCGACCAATGGACTCGGCGCCGGGATAAATTTCTGCATGCGCTCCGTGGCGATCACTTCTCGCGAATTTCGTGCCGGGGATAGTAACGTGCTGCTCCGGGGCGACGAGCTTCTACAGATGTTTGGACGCGCCGGAAGACGTGGTATGGATGACCGAGGCTATGTCCTCACAGCACCAGGAAAACCACGCCTAACCGAAGCCGCCCCCCTCCACCTGCGTCGACGCAATCAGGTGGATTGGGCCGTGTTCCTCAACATCATGATGGAGGCCTCCAGGCGCAAACAGCCGCCCATGCAAGCGACACAAAAACTCACACAGCGCCTGTTCTCCGACCAGCGCGTGCCATTGGGCCTGAGGGAATTTATTCGCAAAAAGTATCCCTTGCATCCCGACGAGGCGACGCAAGAAGCAGAGATTGCTGCTGAACACCTTGAGCGGCGCTCAGTCATCGAACTGCAAAATACCAAAGGAATCTGGGAACGCCGCCGAGCTCCCATTAAATGCAGGCTCAAAGATACGCTGTTTTGGGATGAAACAAGCTTTGTCCCAGCGCTGGCATCCTCGAAATCACTCTCCGCAGTTAGAGTCGGGATGCCAACCAAGCTCGTCAAAAACGGCAAACGCATCTATGGACGCATCGTACCGATCGCCAATTTTGAGTGCGACCGGGGGCCCGATGCATTGACACTCCACAGCAAGTTTCGCCGATCACTTACCAGCTATTTTAGCCAAACTCGCAAACGCACCATCCATCCACCGCGCCGCTGGACCCTGGAAGACTTTGAACAGCAAATCCTGCCCATCATGCCAGCGCTGACAAATGGCGGCCATGTCGAAAGCTACGATGAGCGTAAAGGAACCTTTTTTGTGACCCTCGATTATAGCGAAGCCTACATCTTTGCCTGGAAGGACAGTGAGGGAAAATTTCTCATTAACCCACCCACGCGTAAACGCATCCATCAATCCCTCGACGAACTGCGCGCGCCCCAACAAAAAGCGAGTGATAGCAACCAGCTGCTTCAAGCCCGCAGCCCTGCGGAGATCTGGTATCAACTGCGCTTGATCGATGGCAAAGGACGTCCCACCCGTCGCGGTGCCATTGCCAGTTTTTTTCAGCATGGAGAAGGCCTGGCCATCGCCGCAGCGTTGGAAGACGACTCCTTTCCGCTCGATGACCTCATTTATGAAATAGCCAACATCCGTGCTGGCCACCGATTCGAGAATGTGGCCAACGCCTCAGACCGCCTCCGCTTTACTTGCCGCGAAGCCTACCGCAGCGCCACCTATGAAGGATACCTCAATAAAGGCCTTCCTTCCGAGTATGGCGACGGAGCAGCCGAGATCATGCGCGAATATATAGCCGGCAATCAGAAGTCCTATGAAGAACGCAGCGACGACCTTTCCAAGGGAGACATAGAGCGGGCATATCTCGAATGGAAAAGCATGCTCTTTCACATTCTATACGCACCCGAATATAAATGGGGGCGCTGGATAGCCTTTCGTGACGCCGTAGAAGCGTTTATCGAGAAATCAGAATTCACGCCGGCAAGCATCGTAGTTCCAGAACTCACCCTTCAGCAAAAGCAACGCGCTTCCATCCTGGAGGAATTGTCGGGTTGGTGA
- a CDS encoding ParA family protein, whose translation MWDSQNKKFKLKGILVRVTILNRKGGVGKSTVAILLGAALDSAGFEIAFDDRDPQGTVSYWAQEIGGVPMLEDGGNPRVTIVDTPGRLDLHNKRDLATVRELIATSDRLVVVTEKSPFSVRASEPMVELVKEHQSNGASAWLLFNKVRANTRIGRQEDRELVGHLGIAALKNSLPLAAPFENVQIDGYKAVTGKNRELVLKLALEIIS comes from the coding sequence ATGTGGGACAGTCAAAACAAGAAATTCAAGCTGAAAGGTATCCTTGTGCGTGTGACAATTTTAAATCGGAAGGGCGGGGTCGGGAAGTCGACGGTGGCCATTCTATTGGGCGCTGCCTTGGATTCGGCAGGGTTCGAGATCGCATTCGACGACCGCGATCCGCAGGGCACGGTGTCTTACTGGGCACAGGAAATCGGAGGTGTCCCCATGCTTGAAGATGGTGGCAATCCACGTGTTACGATTGTGGATACGCCGGGTCGACTCGATCTTCACAACAAACGGGACTTGGCGACTGTGAGGGAACTCATTGCAACGAGCGATCGTTTGGTCGTCGTGACTGAAAAGAGCCCCTTCAGTGTGCGTGCAAGCGAGCCTATGGTCGAGTTGGTGAAGGAACATCAAAGCAATGGGGCTTCTGCTTGGTTACTCTTCAATAAGGTGCGTGCAAATACGCGGATTGGGCGGCAGGAGGATCGTGAGCTGGTCGGGCATTTAGGGATTGCGGCGCTTAAAAACAGCCTGCCCCTCGCGGCTCCTTTCGAGAATGTCCAGATTGATGGCTACAAGGCGGTCACCGGTAAGAATCGAGAATTAGTCCTCAAGCTAGCCCTGGAGATAATTTCATGA
- a CDS encoding NAD(P)-dependent glycerol-3-phosphate dehydrogenase — protein MVRFAIFGAGAWGTALAIHLARAGQVVTLVPRREEQAALMRSQRQNEARLPGFSLPDNLHVDADSDQALANSDVVFLGCPSVGLKDLCHSLSVSPALRVGGHGHVLISLAKGLEQKTLDVPSRVVQAALPYSDFGILSGPSFASEIAAGKPAALVLAMHGPSELIEDIQCALSNAAMRIYLSDDILGVELGGCLKNIYAISAGICASLDLGSNATSALLTRALNEMVTLSVAMGADLRTLYGLAGFGDLMATCSDDQSRNRTFGKRIGRGESAEAILASQGSVVEGYRACDCFYQLCQKRGLVAPILNQIYAVLFECKPARQALTDLMTRSLKAEH, from the coding sequence ATGGTTCGGTTTGCTATTTTCGGAGCAGGGGCCTGGGGAACTGCTTTAGCTATCCATCTCGCGCGTGCTGGTCAGGTGGTAACACTTGTTCCACGCCGTGAGGAACAGGCAGCTTTGATGCGTAGCCAGCGACAGAATGAAGCGCGTCTACCCGGTTTTTCACTTCCTGATAATTTACACGTGGACGCGGACAGCGACCAGGCCTTGGCAAATTCTGACGTGGTATTCCTAGGCTGCCCTTCTGTGGGACTAAAGGATTTGTGCCACAGCCTAAGTGTCTCCCCAGCATTAAGGGTAGGGGGGCATGGGCATGTGCTCATATCTTTGGCCAAAGGATTGGAGCAGAAAACCCTGGACGTGCCATCCAGAGTCGTGCAGGCGGCTTTGCCCTACTCAGACTTTGGCATACTGTCGGGGCCGAGTTTTGCGAGCGAAATCGCCGCGGGGAAACCCGCTGCTCTAGTCTTGGCGATGCATGGACCGAGTGAGCTGATCGAAGATATCCAATGCGCTCTTAGCAATGCAGCGATGCGGATCTATTTGAGTGACGATATTCTCGGCGTCGAGCTCGGGGGTTGCCTGAAAAACATCTATGCGATCTCCGCTGGTATCTGTGCTTCATTAGATCTGGGAAGTAATGCTACATCAGCGTTACTTACACGGGCGCTTAACGAAATGGTGACGCTCTCGGTAGCCATGGGTGCTGATTTACGGACGCTCTACGGCCTGGCGGGGTTTGGTGATTTGATGGCCACCTGTTCAGATGATCAAAGCCGTAACCGCACATTTGGGAAGCGTATTGGGCGCGGTGAGTCCGCAGAAGCTATTCTGGCCAGTCAGGGCTCGGTGGTGGAAGGCTATCGTGCGTGCGATTGTTTTTATCAGTTGTGTCAGAAGCGTGGTTTAGTTGCGCCGATTCTAAATCAGATTTATGCGGTGCTCTTTGAGTGTAAACCGGCACGGCAGGCGCTAACAGATTTGATGACGCGTAGCCTCAAAGCAGAACACTGA
- a CDS encoding 5'-nucleotidase C-terminal domain-containing protein has protein sequence MSTAHHSVLVVLWMFISSALLCAGDFVSVNDSVMPDKDLDALLAPYCERLDAAMSKELIVTSYPLSRGRPTARLNNLVADSLLWKVRMEFEEVDCAVTNYGGIRTSMGSGPITVGEVYEISPFDNAIVILELTGEEVIQLAHQIARTGGEPVSNLSFRILGEAASAVHIGGVRVDPAKIYQVATIDYLAGGNGPMPALWNHAEAITTAFYQRDALLEYLGYLGKRGMLISAEFEPRIAGE, from the coding sequence ATGTCCACAGCTCATCATAGTGTCTTGGTTGTGCTTTGGATGTTTATAAGCAGTGCTTTGTTATGCGCTGGGGATTTTGTTTCTGTAAATGACAGTGTGATGCCAGACAAAGATCTGGATGCTCTTTTGGCTCCGTATTGCGAGAGACTTGATGCCGCAATGAGCAAAGAGCTGATCGTTACCTCCTATCCGTTGTCCAGAGGCCGTCCCACCGCGCGGCTCAATAATCTGGTGGCTGATTCATTGCTTTGGAAGGTTCGGATGGAGTTCGAGGAGGTCGATTGCGCGGTAACGAATTATGGGGGGATCAGAACTTCCATGGGCTCTGGCCCGATCACTGTGGGCGAAGTCTATGAAATCTCTCCGTTTGATAACGCGATCGTCATTTTGGAGCTAACGGGTGAAGAGGTTATTCAGTTGGCGCATCAAATTGCGCGGACGGGTGGTGAACCTGTCAGTAATTTGAGTTTCAGGATTTTAGGAGAAGCGGCAAGTGCCGTACACATCGGTGGCGTTAGGGTGGATCCGGCCAAGATATATCAGGTAGCTACCATAGATTACCTCGCGGGTGGAAATGGACCGATGCCCGCTCTTTGGAATCATGCTGAGGCTATCACGACAGCCTTCTATCAGCGCGATGCGTTGCTTGAATATTTGGGGTACTTGGGGAAACGAGGAATGCTTATTAGTGCCGAATTTGAACCTCGGATCGCTGGTGAATAA